A genomic region of Vitis vinifera cultivar Pinot Noir 40024 chromosome 7, ASM3070453v1 contains the following coding sequences:
- the LOC100254601 gene encoding rRNA-processing protein FYV7 gives MKSRTAEDESHHGGAPINGSKSIKKHKEMMMKKKNMRRLGGGGLSLEAFANAKSTTNNYNPALIKKQKEFYKNAKYVSKYKKSLKQQGKQNDISSAIRQPQDENEGEGVSQRSKKNKKKKDSSHSLKELYEKKREEEERTRIERDAIFQAKKEKRERVESQRKAAREKMFKRTRKGQPVMKYRIEHLLQTIQGSTS, from the exons ATGAAGAGTCGAACCGCAGAAGATGAAAGCCATCACGGTGGAGCTCCCATCAACGGCTCAAAATCAATCAAGAAGCACAAagagatgatgatgaagaagaagaatatgaGGAGACTTGGCGGTGGAGGCCTTTCTCTTGAAGCCTTCGCTAATGCTAAATCGACGACCAACAACTACAACCCTGCATTaataa AGAAGCAAAAGGAGTTCTATAAGAATGCCAAGTATGTGAGCAAGTATAAGAAGTCCCTGAAGCAACAAGGCAAGCAGAATGATATTTCCTCAGCTATAAGACAACCGCAG GATGAAAATGAAGGTGAAGGTGTTAGTCAGAGGAGtaagaagaacaagaagaagaaggataGTTCACACAGCTTGAAAGAACTGTATGAGAAGAAGCGGGAAGAGGAAGAGAGGACAAGGATTGAGAGAGACGCAATTTTTCAAgccaagaaggaaaaaagagagagagttgAATCTCAGAGGAAAGCTGCACGAGAGAAGATGTTCAAAAGGACACGAAAGGGTCAGCCTGTAATGAAGTACAGAATTGAGCATCTTTTGCAGACTATTCAAGGCTCTACAAGTTAG